From one Syntrophorhabdaceae bacterium genomic stretch:
- the ubiE gene encoding bifunctional demethylmenaquinone methyltransferase/2-methoxy-6-polyprenyl-1,4-benzoquinol methylase UbiE, producing MEKPVDSKYPSVRAVSEKERIGMVKEMFSTITGKYDFLNHFLSLRRDIAWRRFTVKKMRFFNTWRFLDVACGTADLSIDAARRHSRINVTGVDFVFEMLDLGRDKVKRKGLDRRVTLMQGDALELPFCDNSFDVVAVAFGIRNIPDRERALREMLRVAVPGGTVMVLEMTFIQNRIFKFMYHIYLNHILPRLAKRFSPNPAAYHYLADSIMNFPQPDAFAAMMEKAGMVNVMKYPLTLGVTYLHVGTKPEEGAS from the coding sequence ATGGAAAAGCCTGTAGACAGCAAATATCCATCGGTACGCGCCGTATCGGAGAAAGAGCGCATCGGCATGGTGAAAGAGATGTTCTCCACCATCACCGGGAAATATGATTTCCTCAATCACTTTCTGAGCCTGCGACGTGATATCGCATGGCGCCGCTTCACCGTGAAAAAAATGCGTTTCTTCAACACCTGGAGATTTCTCGATGTCGCCTGCGGCACCGCAGACCTTTCCATTGACGCCGCTCGCAGGCACAGCCGTATCAACGTTACCGGCGTCGATTTCGTCTTCGAGATGCTCGATCTGGGACGAGATAAAGTTAAAAGGAAGGGGCTTGACCGGCGCGTCACCCTCATGCAGGGCGACGCCCTGGAGCTTCCCTTCTGCGACAATTCCTTCGATGTCGTCGCCGTCGCCTTCGGCATCAGGAACATCCCCGACCGCGAAAGGGCCTTGAGGGAAATGCTCCGTGTCGCCGTCCCGGGCGGCACCGTCATGGTCCTCGAGATGACCTTCATACAAAACCGCATCTTCAAGTTCATGTATCACATCTATCTCAATCATATCCTTCCGCGCCTCGCGAAACGGTTCTCTCCCAATCCGGCGGCATACCATTATCTTGCCGATTCGATCATGAACTTTCCCCAGCCCGATGCCTTCGCGGCCATGATGGAAAAAGCCGGCATGGTAAATGTGATGAAATATCCCCTTACCCTTGGTGTCACATACCTGCATGTTGGGACGAAACCGGAGGAAGGGGCATCATGA
- a CDS encoding ABC transporter permease gives MKRRTIAIYAATILFIYFLWYVLSLLLGSNILPDPLKVFARGFEEIATGAFWIHVEASVLRLLAGLFFAFILAVPAGLILGSNEKLDRLFAPLIYLGYPIPKVVLMPVIFVLFGLGDTGKIVLLTMIIFFQLLITTRDSARKIEKEIVYSLTSLGGSKFDFFFHVVWPVSLPGIFTSLRIGVGTAVAVLFLVESIATSEGLGFYIIDSWGRAEYTTMFVGIISLSIIGIVMYEIFELLERKFCKWKSL, from the coding sequence ATGAAAAGAAGGACCATAGCCATTTACGCGGCCACGATCCTCTTTATCTATTTCCTGTGGTATGTCCTTTCCCTGCTGCTTGGCAGCAACATCCTCCCGGACCCCCTCAAGGTGTTCGCGCGCGGTTTCGAGGAGATAGCGACGGGAGCCTTCTGGATCCACGTCGAGGCGAGCGTGCTCAGGCTCCTTGCCGGACTCTTTTTCGCCTTCATTCTTGCCGTACCGGCCGGGCTCATCCTTGGCAGCAACGAAAAGCTCGACAGGCTCTTTGCGCCGCTTATCTATCTCGGATACCCCATCCCGAAGGTGGTTCTCATGCCCGTTATCTTCGTCCTCTTCGGCCTGGGGGATACGGGAAAGATCGTCCTCCTCACGATGATCATATTCTTTCAGCTCCTTATCACCACCCGTGACAGTGCGCGCAAGATCGAGAAGGAGATCGTTTATTCCCTGACATCCTTAGGCGGAAGCAAGTTCGATTTCTTCTTCCATGTTGTCTGGCCTGTAAGCCTGCCCGGCATCTTCACGTCGCTGCGCATCGGTGTGGGAACAGCGGTGGCGGTCCTCTTTCTCGTCGAATCGATCGCGACGAGCGAAGGCCTCGGTTTCTACATCATCGATTCCTGGGGGCGCGCCGAATATACCACAATGTTTGTGGGCATCATCTCCCTGTCCATTATCGGCATCGTCATGTACGAAATATTCGAGCTTCTTGAAAGGAAATTCTGTAAATGGAAAAGCCTGTAG
- a CDS encoding ATP-binding cassette domain-containing protein, with protein sequence MATSGRFLSIEGLGKTFQNENQIKTVLHGIDLGLSFRDCLAIVGPSGCGKTTLLLAIAGLLPPTTGTIIFKNNPLSAPERRIALVLQHYGLFPWKTVDANITLGARLQGITVPQKRLDFVKRDLDIEGLDYLYPAQLSGGQRQRVALARALLLNPLLLLLDEPFAAIDTVTRERLQNNLLAVFAQRRFSFIIVTHNIEEAVFLGRRIIVLDNNAQGISAVMDNPGMGSAEYRNDPAFFERTGQLRRILESLE encoded by the coding sequence ATGGCTACATCCGGTAGGTTCCTCTCCATAGAGGGGCTCGGTAAGACTTTTCAAAATGAGAACCAGATAAAGACGGTCCTCCACGGGATCGACCTTGGACTTTCTTTTCGCGACTGCCTTGCCATTGTGGGCCCGTCGGGGTGCGGTAAGACAACCCTTTTACTCGCCATTGCGGGACTCCTCCCGCCGACAACGGGCACCATCATCTTCAAAAACAACCCCTTGTCAGCCCCGGAGCGCAGAATCGCCCTTGTGCTCCAGCACTACGGGCTCTTTCCGTGGAAAACGGTGGACGCCAATATCACTCTGGGCGCACGGCTCCAGGGTATCACGGTGCCCCAAAAAAGGCTGGATTTTGTGAAAAGGGACCTTGACATCGAAGGGCTGGATTATCTCTACCCGGCCCAGTTGAGCGGCGGCCAGCGCCAGCGTGTCGCCCTCGCCAGGGCGCTGCTTCTGAACCCGCTCCTTTTGCTTCTCGATGAACCCTTCGCCGCCATCGACACCGTCACGCGGGAGAGGCTCCAGAACAACCTTCTTGCTGTCTTCGCCCAGCGCAGGTTCAGTTTCATTATTGTAACCCACAATATCGAGGAAGCTGTCTTCCTGGGGCGAAGGATCATTGTCCTCGACAATAACGCCCAAGGGATCAGCGCCGTCATGGACAATCCGGGGATGGGCAGCGCCGAATACCGGAACGATCCGGCTTTCTTTGAGCGTACCGGCCAGCTCAGGCGTATCCTGGAGAGTCTCGAATGA
- a CDS encoding ABC transporter substrate-binding protein — MKPVKFSIVSILVLVLFFTVSLQAAEKPRAFKFGTIPVLQSLPLFVASEKGFFKEQGLNVEVTLFNSAMEKDIAFTSGQIVGYFGDIMTPAVLAANETKIKMVATNFNTTADRRMFAVLASPKAKDQNLAAVARSGIATGSNTIAEYLIVRLLAAKKIPRESIKLVDIKSIPIRLQMLLSGQVPGALLPEPLATLAETKGAKALADDRGYGISATVLAFNTDFLNNNPAVVKTFLAAIDKASDYINRHPDEVRGIMNKACKVPEALQKSFPIPHFPKVTTPAQVQVMDVYRWLREKQIVKKDLSYKDLVADGYIR; from the coding sequence ATGAAACCGGTAAAATTTTCTATTGTCTCCATTCTTGTTCTTGTTCTTTTCTTCACCGTCAGCCTTCAGGCGGCCGAAAAGCCCCGGGCCTTCAAGTTCGGCACCATTCCCGTGCTGCAGTCCCTGCCGCTCTTTGTCGCCTCGGAAAAAGGGTTCTTCAAGGAGCAGGGGTTGAACGTCGAGGTCACTCTCTTCAATTCCGCAATGGAAAAGGACATCGCCTTCACCTCGGGACAGATCGTCGGGTATTTCGGCGATATCATGACCCCGGCGGTCCTTGCGGCCAATGAAACAAAGATCAAGATGGTGGCGACAAACTTCAACACCACCGCCGACCGGCGCATGTTCGCCGTCCTTGCGTCACCAAAGGCAAAAGACCAGAACCTGGCGGCAGTCGCGCGGTCGGGGATAGCCACAGGTTCCAATACCATAGCGGAATATCTCATTGTTCGGCTTCTGGCGGCAAAGAAGATCCCCCGCGAATCCATCAAACTCGTCGATATCAAGAGCATACCCATCCGTCTCCAGATGCTCCTTTCCGGGCAGGTCCCCGGGGCGCTTCTGCCCGAACCCCTGGCAACGCTTGCCGAAACAAAGGGGGCGAAGGCCCTCGCCGACGACAGAGGTTACGGGATCTCGGCAACGGTGCTTGCCTTCAACACCGATTTTCTGAATAATAACCCTGCCGTTGTGAAAACATTTCTTGCAGCCATCGATAAGGCCTCTGACTACATAAACAGGCATCCCGACGAGGTGCGGGGGATAATGAACAAGGCCTGTAAGGTCCCCGAGGCTCTCCAGAAATCTTTCCCTATACCACACTTCCCCAAAGTGACTACCCCGGCGCAGGTGCAAGTCATGGATGTCTATCGTTGGCTCAGGGAGAAACAGATCGTCAAAAAGGATCTTTCATACAAAGACCTGGTGGCAGATGGCTACATCCGGTAG